One region of Miscanthus floridulus cultivar M001 chromosome 19, ASM1932011v1, whole genome shotgun sequence genomic DNA includes:
- the LOC136527421 gene encoding choline/ethanolaminephosphotransferase 1-like isoform X1: protein MALQTKHGKGSMTTMSILCWIHLIWCSTWLCFPTFQITLTGFSFLVLSALLGYIYSPRLDTAPPRWVHLAHGLLLFLYQTFDAVDGKQARRTSSSSPLGELFDHGCDALACAFEALALGSTLMCGGWTFWFWVVAAVPFYLATWEHFFTNTLILPTINGPTEGLMLIYVSHLFTFLTGAEWWAQDFRKSLPFLGWIPLPFLSEIEIPLYVLVLILMIVCAVIPTVRSNVSNVQEVVETRKGSMVLALAMILPFISLLAGVAIWSYLSPSSIMRNQPHLLVIGTGFNFGYLVGRMILAHLCDEPKGLKSGMFMSLVFLCFLIANALIAKINDGSPLVDELVLLLLYCAYTVGLYLHLAVSVVHEIKDALGIYCFRITRKEA, encoded by the exons ATGGCTTTACAG ACCAAACATGGTAAGGGATCGATGACCACAATGTCCATTCTTTGTTGGATTCATCTCATCTGGTGCAGTACATGGTTATGCTTTCCAACATTTCAGATCACACTCACAGGATTTTCTTTTCTAGTTCTATCAGCGCTGCTTGGCTAT ATATATTCGCCTCGCCTTGACACTGCTCCCCCTAGGTGGGTCCATCTTGCCCATGGATTACTCCTCTTCTTGTACCAG ACTTTTGATGCTGTTGATGGTAAACAAGCGAGGCGTACTAGCTCATCAAGCCCTCTTGGAGAACTTTTTGATCATG GATGTGATGCACTTGCCTGTGCT TTTGAAGCTTTGGCCCTTGGAAGCACCTTGATGTGTGGAGGATGGACATTCTGGTTCTGGGTGGTTGCTGCTGtcccgttctatcttgcaacctgGGAACA CTTCTTTACAAACACACTCATTCTTCCTACAATAAATGGACCAACGGAGGGCCTGATGCTGATCTATGTATCCCATTTGTTTACATTTCTTACTG GCGCTGAATGGTGGGCACAGGATTTTCGGAAATCACTACCCTTTTTGGGTTGGATTCCACTTCCATTTCTTTCTG AAATCGAAatccccttgtatgttcttgTGCTGATTCTTATGATTGTATGTGCCGTTATACCTACTGTTAGATCCAA TGTCAGCAATGTCCAAGAGGTAGTTGAGACGCGAAAAGGAAGCATGGTATTAGCATTAGCCATG ATCCTTCCTTTTATTTCACTGTTAGCTGGAGTTGCTATCTG GTCTTATCTTTCTCCTTCAAGTATAATGAGGAACCAACCACATTTGCTCGTAATTGGAACTGGCTTTAATTTTGGATATTTGGTG GGAAGAATGATACTTGCTCATTTGTGTGACGAGCCCAAAGGTCTAAAATCTGGGATGTTCATG TCTCTGGTGTTTCTTTGTTTTCTGATTGCAAATGCTCTCATTGCAAAGATCAACGATGG GAGTCCTTTAGTTGATGAGCTTGTGCTGCTGCTTCTTTATTGTGCATATACAG TGGGTCTTTACCTACACCTTGCCGTTTCGGTTGTGCATGAAATCAAGGATGCTCTTGGAATCTATTGCTTCAG GATAACTAGGAAGGAGGCTTGA
- the LOC136527421 gene encoding choline/ethanolaminephosphotransferase 1-like isoform X2 — MGFIGAHGVETLKRYRYSGEDRSVVAKYVLQPFWSRCVTLFPLWMPPNMITLTGFSFLVLSALLGYIYSPRLDTAPPRWVHLAHGLLLFLYQTFDAVDGKQARRTSSSSPLGELFDHGCDALACAFEALALGSTLMCGGWTFWFWVVAAVPFYLATWEHFFTNTLILPTINGPTEGLMLIYVSHLFTFLTGAEWWAQDFRKSLPFLGWIPLPFLSEIEIPLYVLVLILMIVCAVIPTVRSNVSNVQEVVETRKGSMVLALAMILPFISLLAGVAIWSYLSPSSIMRNQPHLLVIGTGFNFGYLVGRMILAHLCDEPKGLKSGMFMSLVFLCFLIANALIAKINDGSPLVDELVLLLLYCAYTVGLYLHLAVSVVHEIKDALGIYCFRITRKEA; from the exons ATGGGGTTTATCGGCGCGCACGGCGTGGAGACGCTGAAGCGGTACAGGTACAGCGGGGAGGACCGCTCGGTGGTGGCCAAGTACGTGCTCCAGCCCTTCTGGAGCCGATGCGTCACCCTCTTCCCGCTCTGGATGCC ACCAAACATG ATCACACTCACAGGATTTTCTTTTCTAGTTCTATCAGCGCTGCTTGGCTAT ATATATTCGCCTCGCCTTGACACTGCTCCCCCTAGGTGGGTCCATCTTGCCCATGGATTACTCCTCTTCTTGTACCAG ACTTTTGATGCTGTTGATGGTAAACAAGCGAGGCGTACTAGCTCATCAAGCCCTCTTGGAGAACTTTTTGATCATG GATGTGATGCACTTGCCTGTGCT TTTGAAGCTTTGGCCCTTGGAAGCACCTTGATGTGTGGAGGATGGACATTCTGGTTCTGGGTGGTTGCTGCTGtcccgttctatcttgcaacctgGGAACA CTTCTTTACAAACACACTCATTCTTCCTACAATAAATGGACCAACGGAGGGCCTGATGCTGATCTATGTATCCCATTTGTTTACATTTCTTACTG GCGCTGAATGGTGGGCACAGGATTTTCGGAAATCACTACCCTTTTTGGGTTGGATTCCACTTCCATTTCTTTCTG AAATCGAAatccccttgtatgttcttgTGCTGATTCTTATGATTGTATGTGCCGTTATACCTACTGTTAGATCCAA TGTCAGCAATGTCCAAGAGGTAGTTGAGACGCGAAAAGGAAGCATGGTATTAGCATTAGCCATG ATCCTTCCTTTTATTTCACTGTTAGCTGGAGTTGCTATCTG GTCTTATCTTTCTCCTTCAAGTATAATGAGGAACCAACCACATTTGCTCGTAATTGGAACTGGCTTTAATTTTGGATATTTGGTG GGAAGAATGATACTTGCTCATTTGTGTGACGAGCCCAAAGGTCTAAAATCTGGGATGTTCATG TCTCTGGTGTTTCTTTGTTTTCTGATTGCAAATGCTCTCATTGCAAAGATCAACGATGG GAGTCCTTTAGTTGATGAGCTTGTGCTGCTGCTTCTTTATTGTGCATATACAG TGGGTCTTTACCTACACCTTGCCGTTTCGGTTGTGCATGAAATCAAGGATGCTCTTGGAATCTATTGCTTCAG GATAACTAGGAAGGAGGCTTGA